In a single window of the Metopolophium dirhodum isolate CAU chromosome 2, ASM1992520v1, whole genome shotgun sequence genome:
- the LOC132939361 gene encoding cofilin/actin-depolymerizing factor homolog has translation MASGVTVADACKKVYEEIKKDKKHRYVVFHIKDEKQIDIEVIGERNSTYDLFLEDLQKAGPQECRYGLFDFEYTHQCQGTSESSKKQKLFLLCWCPDTAKVKKKMVYSSSYDALKKSLVGVHKAFQATDHSEASQEVIEEKLRSTDRQ, from the coding sequence ATGGCATCTGGAGTAACCGTAGCGGATGCGTGCAAAAAGGTCTACGAGGAGATCAAAAAGGACAAGAAGCACAGGTATGTGGTGTTTCACATCAAGGACGAGAAGCAGATCGACATCGAGGTGATCGGCGAGCGCAACTCTACTTACGACCTGTTCCTAGAAGACCTACAAAAGGCCGGCCCGCAAGAATGCCGTTACGGTCTGTTTGACTTTGAGTACACTCACCAGTGCCAGGGCACGTCCGAGAGCTCAAAGAAGCAAAAGCTCTTCTTGCTTTGCTGGTGCCCAGATACTGCCAAAGTCAAGAAGAAGATGGTCTACTCGTCCAGCTACGACGCGCTCAAGAAGTCACTGGTTGGCGTACACAAGGCGTTCCAGGCCACTGACCATTCGGAAGCTTCCCAAGAAGTCATCGAGGAGAAGCTCAGGTCCACCGACAgacagtaa
- the LOC132939552 gene encoding translocon-associated protein subunit gamma, with protein MVKKEKFESLFTKEEEQLLSDFSRNVSTKSSALFYGSAFMVSALPIWLYWRIHMIEMMPALVWFILVTLGSTYLISFAYKNTKFILKHKIAIKREEAVTREITRKYADDKKISKKEKDEKALFQKNDVADYEATAFSIFYNNALFLVIVVLLSFYLLKGFSTTANYIFSVGIASGLIALFSTGTQ; from the exons ATGGTGAAAAAGGAGAaatttgaatctttgttcaCCAAAGAAGAAGAACAATTGTTGTCTGATTTTAGCAGAAATGTTTCCACCAAGTCTTCAGCACTTTTCTACGGCAGCGCTTTTATGGTGTCAGCATTGCCCATTT GGCTCTACTGGAGAATACACATGATCGAAATGATGCCGGCACTTGTTTGGTTCATTCTTGTCACTTTGGGCAGCACATACCTCATCTCATTCGCCTACAAAAACACCAAGTTCATATTGAAACACAAG ATCGCGATCAAAAGGGAAGAAGCAGTGACCAGGGAAATCACTAGAAAATATGCTGATGACAAAAAAATCAGCAAAAAAGAAAAGGAcgaaaa AGCTCTATTCCAAAAAAACGATGTAGCGGATTATGAAGCAacagcattttcaattttctacaACAACGCATTATTTTTGGTCATTGTAGTTTTGCTCAGTTTCTATCTTCTGAAAGGATTCTCAACAACAGC GAATTACATATTTTCTGTTGGAATTGCAAGTGGATTAATTGCTTTGTTTTCAACTGGAACTCAGTAA
- the LOC132938281 gene encoding F-box/LRR-repeat protein 4: MNDEQVGFNLADLRKLCKSYIDYTRTYMDRKEVRRINRQRSSLDNFVFQFSSEVVDFSSQYGSDISISYTASNVTGRPSKFPNYGDFPQSYVMRSYGPWRELAPSRKCPIMPQNSGRIRSEDFIILSFTIPVIPLVISIFETFTPGSVVRISGKVIDLPDTMAWRLLWEGLPQNCNGMRHSRLFAPKLKHIKELVREICIEFNHSQLQYYTELDAVSMGGILKYPENGELDVMSVPMVTHTSSGYVYDNNEEQNQELLSNVRVPSMASNIPMSTSLDPFLKLIRNIEELENEWRKVPAIDYTLRLPNESLMQIFSYLDLKSLRLCMRVCKRFNNICTDGYFYRELNLKPYWCSFSYSMLISLEPYCDRMTKMDLSWCGITKGILTTPFNLFLKRCGRNLTNIRLDCCEFVNDTTLIAINLFCPHLKELSLRSCTSINFGLICPPQSLTEMERIDLYRTNITIDYITFFITSMPKLKHINLGSCKRIESMDNVAYELSTWNKQLVSVDFWKSYTLSPTGLRYLTVLKQLEEIDLGWCLAMSIPGDSLLDLVKSCPKLKKIIVVSLRGVCDRDLLAFADFCPLLEQIDLVGLRAITVDACSKFLQKCKNLKLMDVNFCENIKEDVVNDWRLKYPNVCIQFTTSDHSNVYHY, encoded by the exons ATGAACGACGAACAAGTTGGCTTTAACTTGGCCGATCTTAGAAAGCTTTGCAAGTCGTACATTGATTATACTCGCACATACATGGATCGCAAGGAAGTCAGGCGAATCAACAGGCAGCGATCTTCGTTGGACAATTTCGTGTTCCAATTTTCGTCGGAAGTGGTGGACTTTAGCTCTCAATATGGTAGCGATATTAGCATATCTTACACGGCCAGTAATGTCACCGGCAGGCCGAGCAAGTTTCCAAACTACGGAGACTTTCCCCAGTCTTATGTTATG cGGTCTTATGGACCATGGAGAGAATTAGCACCATCTCGAAAATGTCCAATTATGCCACAAAATTCCGGAAGAATAAGAAGCGAAGATTTTATAA TATTATCATTTACAATACCAGTCATTCCTCTGGTCATATCTATATTTGAAACGTTTACTCCCGGGTCTGTAGTACGGATATCGGGCAAAGTTATTGATCTTCCTGATACGATGGCATGGAGATTACTTTGGGAAGGGCTGCCCCAGAACTGTAATGGCATGAGACATTCTCGTTTGTTTGCTccaaaattaaaacacataaaGGAACTGGTCAG AGAGATATGCATTGAGTTTAATCATTCCCAGTTGCAATACTATACCGAGTTAGATGCTGTATCTATGGGAGGTATTTTGAAGTATCCAGAAAACGGTGAGCTAGACGTCATGTCTGTACCTATGGTTACTCATACTTCCTCAGGATAcgtttatgataataatgaagAACAAAACCAGGAGTTATTGTCAAATGTTAGAGTGCCATCAATGGCTTCAAAT ATACCAATGTCAACGAGTCTAGAtccatttttaaaactgatCAGGAATATAGAAGAACTTGAAAACGAGTGGCGTAAGGTACCTGCCATTGATTACACGTTGCGATTGCcg AATGAATCATTGATGCAAATATTTTCATACTTGGATTTAAAATCATTGCGACTTTGTATGAGGGTGTGCAAGCGCTTCAATAACATTTGTACCGATGGATATTTCTACagagaattaaatttaaaa CCCTATTGGTGTTCATTTTCCTATTCAATGCTCATTTCATTAGAGCCGTACTGTGACCGGATGACAAAAATGGATTTATCCTGGTGTGGTATTACAAAAGGAATATTGACCACACCATTCAACTT aTTTCTAAAGAGATGTGGTAGAAATTTAACTAACATACGATTAGACTGTTGTGAATTTGTCAATGATACCACATTAATTGCAATCAACTTATTTTGTCCACATCTGAAAG AATTGAGTTTAAGAAGTTGCACTTCGATTAATTTTGGGCTGATATGTCCACCGCAGAGTTTAACAGAAATGGAGCGTATAGATTTGTATAGAACAAATATCACCATagattatataactttttttataacgtCTATGCCCAAGTTGAAGCACATTAATCTTG GTTCATGTAAACGAATCGAAAGCATGGATAATGTTGCTTATGAATTGTCAACATGGAACAAGCAACTAGTGTCTGTAGATTTTTGGAAAAGTTATACACTGTCTCCTACTGGGCTGCGCTACTTAACTGTTCTCAAACAACTTGAAGAAATTGATCTCGGATGGTG TTTAGCTATGAGTATTCCTGGCGATAGTCTCTTGGACTTGGTCAAATCTtgtccaaaattaaaaaaaatcattgttgtGTCACTACGCGGTGTGTGCGACCGTGATCTACTAGCGTTTGCTGACTTCTGCCCACTGTTGGAACAAATCGATTTGGTTGGCCTCAGAGCAATTACAGTTGATGCTTGCTCCAAGTTCCTACAGAAATGTAAAAACCTAAAGTTAATGGATGTTAATTTTTGCGAAAACATCAAAGAAGATGTTGTAAACGATTGGCGATTAAAATATCCCAATGTATGCATTCAATTTACTACTTCTGATCATTCAAATGTATATCATTACTAG
- the LOC132938280 gene encoding protein white, with protein sequence MGRKGEKKPLLANSNADNSRPEKDVTRYRSLEHSNGTGTNKQINHSIEYTWTHMNVYTRNGKSQNFYDTLTSCCSGGLKNKTERKQLLNNVSGSARPGELLALMGSSGAGKTTLLNSLTFRSDHNVIESGIRSINGIPVNSKLLTAVSAYVQQHDLFIGTLTVREHLIFQAMVRMDRHIPYEKRMARVEDVIQELSLSKCQNTIIGVTGRIKGLSGGEMKRLSFASEVLTDPPLMFCDEPTSGLDSYMAQNVISVLKSMASKGKTIICTIHQPSSEVYSMFDKILLLASGRTAFLGTPNDAIEFFKTLGVSCPKNHNPADFFIQLLAIVPSQEQCSYETIDTVCEAYESSNYKSDMMEHQKQLCAASKSTADCSWGSNGLENVSSPYKASWTEQFSAVFWRSWLSIKKEPALTKIRLIQTMLVAALISFIFYNQHLDQDGVMNINGALFMCISNMTFQNVLAVINVFCSELPVFMREHHNGMYRTDVYFLSKTLAEVPIFLVLPILFTSIMYYVVGLNPKFTHFLMAALFITLVSLVAVSFGYFVSCASGSISVALSVGPTIVIPFLLFGGYFLNVGSIPYYFRWLSVFSWFKYANEGLQVNQWADIDTIQCNRVNTTCPRSGHAVLESNSFLESNLTMDIVSLFLLIIAFRFMAFLALLARTTRK encoded by the exons gAACATTCCAACGGGACGGGTACCAACAAGCAAATTAACCACAGCATTGAGTACACGTGGACTCACATGAACGTGTACACGAGAAACGGAAAAAGCCAAAACTTTTACGATACGCTCACGTCATGCTGTTCGGGGGGTCTGAAAAACAAGACTgaaagaaaacaattattaaacaacG TGAGCGGTTCGGCGCGACCGGGCGAACTGTTGGCCCTGATGGGATCCAGTGGCGCCGGCAAAACGACCTTGTTAAACTCTCTGACATTCAGGAGCGACCACAACGTGATAGAATCTGGAATTAGATCTATCAACGGTATACCGGTCAACAGCAAATTGTTGACGGCCGTTTCTGCGTACGTCCAACAACACGACCTGTTCATCGGAACGCTCACCGTCCGGGAGCACTTAATATTTCAG GCGATGGTGCGAATGGACAGACACATACCGTACGAAAAACGAATGGCTCGAGTCGAAGATGTCATACAAGAG TTGTCATTGAGTAAATGTCAAAACACTATCATCGGTGTGACCGGCAGAATAAAAGGTTTATCCGGTGGTGAAATGAAACGTTTATCGTTTGCTTCCGAG GTGTTGACAGACCCTCCGCTGATGTTCTGCGACGAACCGACCTCGGGACTGGACTCATACATGGCGCAAAACGTGATCAGTGTGCTCAAGTCGATGGCGTCTAAAGGCAAGACAATCATTTGCACCATTCACCAGCCGTCTTCCGAGGTGTACTCCATGTTCGACAAGATACTATTGCTGGCCAGCGGCCGGACGGCTTTCCTGGGCACTCCCAACGATGCCATCGAGTTTTTCAAAAC GCTCGGCGTCAGCTGCCCGAAGAACCACAACCCAGCGGACTTTTTCATTCAACTGTTGGCCATCGTACCGTCCCAAGAGCAGTGCTCATACGAAACCATCGACACGGTTTGCGAGGCTTACGAGAGCTCCAACTACAAGAGCGACATGATGGAACACCAAAAACAGTTGTGTGCCGCCAGCAAA AGCACGGCGGACTGTAGTTGGGGTTCGAACGGTCTGGAGAACGTCTCGTCGCCGTACAAAGCATCGTGGACGGAACAGTTTTCAGCGGTCTTCTGGCGGTCGTGGCTCAGTATCAAAAAAGAACCAGCCCTCACCAAAATTAGACTCATCCAGACCATG TTGGTAGCCGCTCTGATAAGTTTCATATTCTACAACCAGCACCTGGACCAAGACGGCGTGATGAACATCAACGGAGCACTGTTCATGTGCATATCTAACATGACGTTCCAGAACGTATTAGCCGTTATCAAC GTGTTCTGTTCCGAACTTCCGGTGTTCATGCGCGAACACCACAACGGCATGTACCGGACGGACGTGTACTTCCTGAGTAAGACCCTCGCCGAGGTACCGATATTCTTGGTGCTGCCCATACTGTTCACGTCCATCATGTACTACGTCGTGGGCCTGAACCCAAAGTTCACACACTTCCTCATGGCTGCCCTGTTCATAACTCTCGTCAGTCTGGTCGCTGTGTCGTTCG GTTACTTTGTATCGTGCGCCAGTGGTTCCATATCGGTCGCACTTTCTGTGGGGCCCACGATCGTCATACCTTTCCTGCTGTTTGGCGGTTACTTTTTGAACGTCGG ATCGATTCCGTACTATTTCCGGTGGCTGAGCGTCTTCTCGTGGTTCAAGTATGCCAATGAAGGGCTGCAAGTCAACCAGTGGGCAGACATCGACACCATCCAGTGCAACAGGGTGAATACAACGTGTCCCCGTTCTGGTCACGCAGTCTTGGAATCGAACAGTTTTCTAGAG tcaaaCCTCACAATGGACATAGTTTCATTATTTCTATTAATCATCGCTTTTCGGTTCATGGCGTTCTTGGCACTCCTGGCCAGAACGACAAGAAAGTAA